One window of Robiginitalea biformata HTCC2501 genomic DNA carries:
- a CDS encoding M16 family metallopeptidase, translated as MKKTLHLLLFCLLSQLTGAQDFQFRAADIEIPYEKFVLPNGLTLLVYEDHKAPIVAVNVWYHVGSKNEKPGKSGFAHLFEHLMFNGSENYNQDYFQALESIGGTDLNGTTSNDRTNYFQNVPVSALDQVLFLESDRMGHLLGAIDQERLDEQRGVVQNEKRQGENQPYGMQWDYLTKAMFPKGHPYSWTVIGEMEDLNAASLEDVQEWFKSYYGPANAVIAIAGDVEPEEVRQKVMRYFGDIPSGPTIERQEVNIPLHPYDSYQVYQDRVPETRVLFAWNTPPFGDREDIHFDLIAAILSNGKNSRLYKRLVYEDQIASSVAAFEWSKELASNFIALANVKPGGDREQVQQVMWEEISRLMEEGPTQEELVRVKADYFAGFIKGMERIGGFGGVSDILASNQTYFGDASYYKKVLQYVEEATVADVQATAKKWLSKGKHILVCEPFPEYEVADSGADRSQLPPLGPPKSSRFPELQRAELSNGLKIVLAQRSGVPTIVMNMLFDAGYKTDFRSSPGTASLAMNLMDEGTENMNSLEISEKLQLLGASLSTGSNQDISNVYMNTLKPTLQGSLEVFADVLLNPAFPQKEFNRLQTEQINDIKSEKSQPVAMALRVMNKFLYGEGHPYSNPYTGTGYESTVAALTREDAREFYDTWIKPNNATLVVTGDVSMAELRPMLEKSLGKWRRGQVPEISFPEPKTGTKNTLYLMDRPESQQSVIIAGNLTEKYGDLPEVALGQMVSILGGDFTSRINMNLREDKHWSYGAGGFVLGARNERPFIVYAPVQTDKTAESVSEIRKELSEFVSTRPATAAELEKVKTNEVLKLPGQWETNAAVAGSVANMVRYDLPDDYYQQYDANVRNLSLDDVRSVSNTVVRPADVNWFMVGDRAKIVEKLDGLGFDQIIEIDADGNPKTPALKQTEVEIKN; from the coding sequence ATGAAAAAAACGTTACACCTCCTGCTTTTCTGCCTGTTGTCACAGCTGACGGGCGCCCAGGATTTCCAGTTCCGGGCTGCGGATATCGAAATCCCCTATGAGAAGTTTGTCCTGCCCAACGGGCTCACCCTGCTGGTCTATGAAGACCACAAGGCGCCCATAGTAGCCGTCAATGTGTGGTACCATGTGGGGTCCAAGAACGAGAAGCCCGGAAAAAGCGGCTTCGCCCACCTTTTTGAACACCTGATGTTCAATGGGAGCGAGAATTACAACCAGGACTATTTCCAGGCCCTGGAAAGTATCGGGGGGACCGACCTGAATGGCACCACCAGCAACGACCGCACAAATTATTTCCAGAATGTCCCGGTGAGCGCCCTGGACCAGGTCCTCTTTTTGGAGTCGGACCGGATGGGCCACCTTTTGGGGGCCATCGACCAGGAGCGCCTGGATGAACAACGTGGCGTGGTACAGAACGAAAAGCGGCAGGGCGAAAACCAGCCCTACGGCATGCAGTGGGACTACCTCACCAAAGCGATGTTCCCTAAGGGCCACCCCTATTCCTGGACGGTCATCGGGGAGATGGAGGACCTGAATGCCGCCTCCCTGGAGGATGTGCAGGAATGGTTCAAATCTTATTACGGCCCGGCCAATGCGGTGATCGCCATCGCGGGGGACGTGGAGCCGGAGGAAGTCCGCCAGAAGGTGATGCGGTACTTCGGGGATATCCCCTCGGGGCCGACCATCGAGCGCCAGGAGGTGAACATCCCGCTTCACCCGTACGACTCCTACCAGGTTTACCAGGACCGGGTGCCCGAAACCCGGGTGCTCTTTGCCTGGAATACCCCCCCGTTCGGGGACCGGGAAGACATCCACTTCGACCTGATCGCAGCCATTCTATCCAACGGCAAAAACTCCCGGCTGTACAAGCGCCTGGTATATGAGGACCAGATTGCCAGCTCGGTAGCGGCATTTGAATGGTCCAAGGAACTCGCGAGCAATTTTATCGCCCTGGCGAATGTAAAACCCGGGGGAGACCGGGAACAGGTGCAACAGGTGATGTGGGAGGAGATCTCCCGCCTGATGGAAGAAGGCCCTACGCAGGAGGAGCTCGTCCGCGTCAAGGCGGATTATTTTGCCGGTTTCATCAAGGGGATGGAGCGGATTGGCGGGTTTGGCGGGGTCTCGGATATCCTGGCTTCCAACCAAACCTATTTCGGGGATGCCTCCTACTACAAGAAGGTCCTGCAGTACGTGGAGGAGGCCACCGTGGCGGATGTGCAGGCGACGGCTAAAAAATGGCTCAGCAAGGGCAAGCATATTTTGGTCTGCGAACCCTTCCCGGAATACGAGGTAGCCGACTCTGGTGCGGACCGCAGCCAACTGCCACCCCTGGGGCCACCCAAATCCTCCCGGTTCCCTGAATTGCAACGGGCCGAGCTGTCAAACGGCCTGAAAATCGTGCTCGCGCAGCGCAGCGGGGTGCCCACCATTGTGATGAATATGCTGTTCGACGCCGGGTACAAGACGGACTTCCGTTCCAGCCCGGGTACGGCTTCCCTGGCCATGAACCTGATGGACGAGGGGACTGAAAACATGAACTCCCTGGAGATTAGCGAGAAGCTGCAACTTCTGGGGGCCAGTTTATCGACGGGTTCGAACCAGGACATTTCCAACGTGTATATGAATACCCTGAAGCCCACCCTGCAAGGGAGCCTGGAGGTCTTTGCGGATGTATTGCTCAACCCGGCCTTCCCCCAAAAGGAATTCAACCGGCTGCAAACCGAACAGATCAACGATATCAAAAGCGAAAAGTCGCAACCCGTGGCCATGGCGCTCCGGGTGATGAACAAATTCCTGTACGGGGAGGGCCATCCCTACAGCAACCCCTATACCGGGACCGGGTATGAATCTACCGTGGCTGCACTGACCCGGGAAGATGCCAGGGAATTCTACGACACCTGGATCAAGCCCAACAATGCTACCCTGGTGGTTACCGGGGATGTATCCATGGCAGAACTCCGGCCGATGCTGGAGAAAAGCCTGGGCAAATGGCGACGCGGCCAGGTACCCGAGATCTCCTTTCCGGAGCCCAAAACGGGGACCAAGAATACGCTGTACCTGATGGACCGGCCGGAATCCCAGCAGTCCGTAATAATTGCCGGCAACCTGACGGAGAAGTACGGGGACCTGCCGGAGGTGGCCCTCGGCCAGATGGTGAGCATCCTGGGCGGGGATTTTACCTCGCGCATCAATATGAATTTGCGGGAGGACAAACACTGGTCGTACGGGGCCGGCGGCTTTGTCCTGGGGGCCCGGAACGAACGCCCTTTTATTGTGTATGCACCCGTTCAGACCGACAAGACGGCCGAATCCGTGTCTGAGATCCGGAAGGAGTTGTCCGAATTCGTCAGTACGCGGCCTGCCACGGCGGCGGAACTGGAAAAAGTCAAGACCAACGAAGTGCTTAAACTCCCGGGACAATGGGAGACCAACGCGGCCGTTGCGGGATCCGTGGCCAATATGGTCCGCTATGATTTACCGGACGACTACTACCAGCAATACGACGCCAACGTGCGAAACCTGAGCCTGGACGACGTGCGTTCGGTAAGCAACACGGTGGTCCGCCCGGCGGATGTCAACTGGTTTATGGTAGGGGACAGGGCCAAGATCGTCGAAAAAC